Proteins from one Cryptosporangium minutisporangium genomic window:
- a CDS encoding ABC transporter substrate-binding protein: protein MAPAGYALGIDFGTSNTVAVLRHPDGRVESLLFDGSPLLASAVFADPDGPLLTGRDALHSARTRPECLEPNPKRRIDDGTVLLGTREIPVAELLAAVLSRVVAEAVRVAGRVPADVVLTHPVSWGPRRLDLLHRAVITAGLGEPALVPEPVAAAQGFLTLPDVRLATGETAVVYDLGGGTFDASVVRRTDSGFEVLAAEGLSDLGGLDIDAAIFAHLGAAFRSRDRIAWGRLESPVTAGDRRASRLLWDDIRTAKEMLSRSSTADLHVPLLGDELPLGREQLDDLARPLLDQTVDATRAALRAARVTEIAGLFLVGGSSRIPLASTLLFRRLGVAPTVVESPELVVARGALLAAAEPSAPPAHSAAASPTSPPSETGVPEPRTRTGHRRWWAVAAVVAALAVVAGAVLTNRTDESESVDAAGTTAPSESTPTAAAQAAPGRSPSGTPAGASPTAGPACGRKLAVLGPKTGAAYARGVPLFNGAELAVNAYNAEHPECPVTLAEFDSQGNRDLAAKEAGKIIADPSIVGLIGPAYSAEAVGAGSMFEKAGLPLVSSSATSSTLSRRGWRTFHRVLGEDTQQVAPTARYLAAEGLTRIHLVQENSEYGNVMANAMRAELGKAVIGTGTVKGGQTDFAAVTKAILAAKAQAVYYAGYSVEAGLLRKKLTEAGGSAIPLVGSGAMLADTFPRAAGTSGTGTVVTCGCLPVSELPKSVRSAYVEAFAAEPEPYTAEAYDAANVLLAAVGAGRSTRADVLAFVDAYSDQGLTKPLSFDARGEVESDIVWAYRMDGGKFVPLRRLD from the coding sequence GTGGCACCCGCGGGTTATGCGCTCGGCATCGATTTCGGAACTTCGAACACGGTGGCGGTCCTGCGCCACCCCGATGGCCGGGTGGAGTCCCTGCTGTTCGACGGATCGCCGCTGCTGGCGTCCGCGGTGTTCGCCGACCCGGACGGCCCGCTGCTGACCGGCCGGGACGCGCTGCACTCGGCGCGGACCCGGCCGGAGTGTCTGGAACCGAACCCGAAGCGCCGGATCGACGACGGCACGGTGCTGCTCGGCACCCGGGAGATCCCGGTCGCGGAGCTGCTCGCCGCGGTGCTGAGTCGGGTCGTCGCGGAGGCCGTGCGCGTTGCCGGCCGGGTGCCCGCGGACGTCGTCCTCACCCACCCGGTGTCGTGGGGACCGCGCCGGCTGGACCTGCTGCACCGCGCGGTGATCACCGCAGGGCTGGGTGAGCCCGCACTCGTGCCGGAGCCGGTCGCCGCCGCCCAGGGCTTCCTCACGCTGCCCGACGTCCGGCTCGCGACGGGGGAGACCGCGGTCGTCTACGACCTCGGGGGTGGCACGTTCGACGCGAGCGTCGTCCGCCGGACCGACAGTGGGTTCGAGGTGCTGGCCGCCGAGGGACTCTCCGATCTGGGCGGGCTCGACATCGACGCGGCGATCTTCGCCCACCTCGGTGCGGCGTTCCGTAGCCGGGACCGGATCGCGTGGGGCCGATTGGAGTCGCCGGTCACCGCGGGCGACCGGCGGGCCTCCCGGCTGCTGTGGGACGACATCCGCACCGCCAAGGAGATGCTCTCCCGGTCGTCGACGGCGGATCTGCACGTGCCCCTGCTCGGCGACGAGTTGCCGCTCGGTCGCGAGCAGCTCGACGACCTGGCTCGGCCACTGCTCGACCAGACGGTGGACGCTACCCGGGCGGCACTCCGGGCCGCCCGGGTCACCGAGATCGCCGGGCTGTTCCTGGTGGGCGGATCGAGCCGGATCCCGCTGGCGTCGACGCTGCTGTTCCGGCGTCTCGGGGTCGCGCCGACCGTCGTGGAGAGCCCGGAACTCGTCGTCGCCCGCGGGGCCCTGCTCGCCGCGGCCGAGCCGTCCGCACCGCCCGCGCACTCGGCGGCCGCGTCTCCGACGTCGCCGCCGTCGGAGACCGGCGTACCGGAGCCGCGGACCCGCACCGGTCACCGGCGGTGGTGGGCGGTCGCCGCCGTAGTGGCGGCGCTCGCGGTCGTGGCCGGTGCCGTTCTGACGAACCGGACCGACGAGTCCGAGTCGGTCGACGCGGCCGGAACGACGGCCCCCTCGGAGAGCACCCCCACCGCGGCCGCGCAGGCGGCGCCCGGCCGATCGCCGTCCGGGACCCCGGCCGGCGCCTCGCCGACGGCCGGCCCGGCGTGCGGTCGGAAACTGGCTGTTCTCGGCCCGAAAACCGGCGCCGCCTACGCCCGTGGCGTCCCGCTCTTCAACGGCGCCGAGCTCGCCGTCAACGCCTACAACGCCGAGCACCCGGAGTGCCCGGTGACGCTGGCCGAGTTCGACTCGCAGGGGAACCGCGACCTGGCCGCGAAGGAGGCGGGGAAGATCATCGCCGACCCGTCGATCGTCGGTCTGATCGGACCGGCGTACTCCGCCGAGGCGGTGGGCGCCGGCTCGATGTTCGAGAAGGCGGGCCTTCCGCTGGTGAGCTCCTCGGCGACCTCCTCGACGCTCTCGAGGAGAGGGTGGCGAACGTTCCACCGGGTTCTCGGCGAGGACACCCAGCAGGTAGCGCCGACCGCCCGGTACCTCGCCGCCGAAGGGCTGACGCGGATCCATCTGGTCCAGGAGAACTCCGAGTACGGCAACGTGATGGCGAACGCGATGCGCGCCGAGCTGGGGAAAGCGGTGATCGGCACCGGCACCGTCAAGGGCGGCCAGACCGACTTCGCCGCGGTGACCAAGGCGATCCTCGCGGCGAAGGCTCAGGCGGTGTACTACGCGGGCTACTCCGTCGAGGCCGGCCTGCTGCGCAAGAAGCTCACCGAGGCCGGAGGTAGCGCGATTCCGTTGGTGGGCAGCGGGGCGATGCTGGCCGACACCTTTCCTCGCGCCGCCGGGACCAGCGGGACCGGAACGGTCGTCACCTGCGGCTGCCTGCCGGTGTCCGAGCTGCCGAAGAGCGTCCGCTCGGCGTACGTGGAGGCGTTCGCTGCCGAACCCGAGCCCTACACCGCCGAGGCGTACGACGCCGCGAACGTACTGCTCGCCGCCGTGGGCGCCGGCCGCTCCACGCGCGCCGACGTCCTGGCGTTCGTGGACGCCTACTCCGATCAGGGCCTGACCAAGCCGCTCTCGTTCGACGCCCGCGGCGAGGTGGAGAGCGACATCGTCTGGGCGTACCGGATGGACGGCGGGAAGTTCGTTCCACTGCGCCGGCTCGACTGA
- a CDS encoding ABC transporter substrate-binding protein: protein MRSLPVGRGRRMFATVAVLAAVAAGLAGCGDDPSDTAESSPAPTASADTDLAAKVPDAIKADGKILVGTDSSYAPSEFLAEDGKTIQGFDVDLFTAVAQKLGLKAEFQTADFDAIIPGIGSGKYEIGVSSFTINDERKQAADMISYFNAGTQWATKKGNPEKLTIDNACGKKIAVQQGTVQVDDITARSKKCTDAGKPAISINQYEGQDEATAAVVSGKNAATLADSPVAAYAVEQTNGQLELLGDIYEAAPYGFVVKKGQDEFSQALADAVKALIADGSYKTILEKWGVEAGAITDPAVNP from the coding sequence CCGGCTGTGGTGACGACCCCAGTGACACGGCTGAATCCTCGCCGGCACCGACCGCCTCGGCGGACACGGACCTGGCCGCGAAGGTGCCGGACGCGATCAAGGCGGACGGCAAGATCCTGGTCGGAACGGACTCGTCGTACGCACCCAGTGAGTTCCTCGCCGAGGACGGCAAGACGATCCAGGGCTTCGACGTCGACCTGTTCACCGCGGTCGCCCAGAAGCTCGGTCTGAAGGCGGAGTTCCAGACCGCCGACTTCGACGCGATCATCCCCGGCATCGGCTCGGGCAAGTACGAGATCGGTGTCTCGTCGTTCACGATCAACGACGAGCGCAAGCAGGCCGCCGACATGATCAGCTACTTCAACGCCGGGACCCAGTGGGCGACCAAGAAGGGCAACCCGGAGAAGCTCACGATCGACAACGCCTGCGGCAAGAAGATCGCGGTGCAGCAGGGCACCGTCCAGGTCGACGACATCACCGCCCGGTCGAAGAAGTGCACCGACGCGGGCAAGCCGGCGATCTCGATCAACCAGTACGAAGGCCAGGACGAGGCCACCGCGGCCGTCGTGTCCGGTAAGAACGCCGCGACCCTCGCCGACTCCCCGGTCGCCGCGTACGCGGTCGAGCAGACCAACGGCCAGCTGGAGCTGCTCGGCGACATCTACGAGGCGGCGCCGTACGGCTTCGTGGTCAAGAAGGGCCAGGACGAGTTCAGCCAGGCGCTGGCGGACGCCGTCAAGGCGCTGATCGCCGACGGTAGCTACAAGACGATCCTGGAGAAGTGGGGCGTCGAGGCCGGCGCGATCACCGACCCGGCTGTCAACCCCTGA
- a CDS encoding amino acid ABC transporter permease produces MTSPKESSSADDTSAGATTASAERVRPEPIKAVPVRHPGRWVAVAVIVVLAAMFVNMLLTNPAFNWSFMFDHMFRDPILEGAWTSIKMTVLAMIVGVGLGIVAAVMRLSANPVLSTVAWLYTWFFRAIPRFVLLILCGNLGILYAQFEIGLPFDRQIGDLLGIDLNGRIFGVDANDFLTAFVAGLIGLALSEGAYMAEIVRAGIQSVDPGQAEAAQALGMSRGRAMRRIVLPQAMRVIVPPTGNETIAMLKDTSLLAAIPLAELFFQLRAVGTRTFQVFPMLVSACLWYLALSSVLMIGQYFLERYFGRGFGTATRTRVRTMGINASQSKGSAAAG; encoded by the coding sequence GTGACGTCCCCGAAGGAGAGCTCCTCGGCGGACGACACCTCGGCGGGCGCCACGACGGCGTCCGCCGAGCGGGTCCGTCCGGAGCCGATCAAGGCGGTACCCGTCCGGCATCCCGGACGCTGGGTCGCGGTCGCGGTGATCGTGGTGCTGGCCGCGATGTTCGTCAACATGTTGCTGACGAACCCGGCATTCAACTGGTCTTTCATGTTCGACCACATGTTCCGGGACCCGATCCTCGAGGGTGCCTGGACGTCGATCAAGATGACCGTCCTCGCGATGATCGTCGGTGTCGGGCTCGGCATCGTGGCCGCGGTGATGCGCCTCTCGGCGAACCCGGTGCTCTCCACGGTGGCGTGGCTCTACACCTGGTTCTTCCGCGCGATTCCCCGGTTCGTGCTGCTGATCCTCTGCGGCAACCTCGGCATCCTGTACGCGCAGTTCGAGATCGGGCTGCCGTTCGACCGGCAGATCGGGGACCTGCTCGGCATCGACCTGAACGGCCGGATCTTCGGTGTCGACGCCAACGACTTCCTCACCGCCTTCGTCGCCGGCCTGATCGGGCTGGCGCTCTCCGAGGGTGCCTACATGGCCGAGATCGTGCGGGCGGGCATCCAGTCCGTCGACCCGGGCCAGGCGGAGGCCGCGCAGGCTCTGGGCATGTCCCGGGGGCGCGCCATGCGGCGGATCGTCCTGCCGCAAGCGATGCGAGTGATCGTTCCGCCGACCGGCAACGAGACGATCGCGATGTTGAAGGACACCTCGCTGCTGGCGGCCATCCCGTTGGCTGAGTTGTTCTTCCAGCTCCGAGCGGTGGGAACCCGGACGTTCCAGGTGTTCCCGATGCTCGTCTCCGCCTGTCTCTGGTACCTCGCGCTGTCCAGCGTGCTGATGATCGGTCAGTACTTCCTCGAGCGTTACTTCGGCCGCGGATTCGGTACGGCAACCCGGACCCGGGTGCGGACGATGGGGATCAACGCCAGCCAGAGCAAAGGGAGTGCGGCGGCCGGATGA
- a CDS encoding amino acid ABC transporter ATP-binding protein — translation MSTDTATKTPMVLADNVHKSFGHLEVLKGIDLRVDPGEVMCILGPSGSGKSTFLRCINHLEKISAGKLWVDGALVGYQERGGKLHELSEKRIAAQRRDIGMVFQRFNLFPHKTVLANVIEAPVQVKREKKSEARERARTLLDRVGLADKMDNYPSQLSGGQQQRVAIARALAMRPKLMLFDEPTSALDPELVGEVLDVMRGLAQDGMTMVVVTHEIGFAREVGDSLVFMDDGVVVEAGPPRDVINSPQHARTKAFLSKVL, via the coding sequence ATGAGCACTGACACCGCAACCAAGACCCCGATGGTCCTGGCGGACAACGTCCACAAGTCGTTCGGCCACTTGGAAGTGCTCAAGGGGATCGACCTGCGGGTCGACCCCGGTGAGGTGATGTGCATCCTCGGCCCGTCCGGCTCCGGCAAGTCGACGTTCCTCCGCTGCATCAACCATCTGGAGAAGATCAGCGCGGGCAAGCTCTGGGTCGACGGCGCACTGGTGGGTTACCAGGAGCGCGGCGGCAAACTTCACGAGCTGTCCGAGAAGCGCATCGCGGCGCAGCGACGCGACATCGGCATGGTGTTCCAGCGCTTCAACCTGTTCCCGCACAAGACCGTCCTCGCCAACGTGATCGAAGCGCCGGTGCAGGTGAAGCGGGAGAAGAAGTCGGAGGCACGGGAACGGGCCAGGACGCTGCTCGACCGGGTCGGGCTCGCCGACAAGATGGACAATTACCCGAGCCAGCTCTCCGGTGGCCAGCAGCAGCGGGTGGCGATCGCCCGGGCGCTGGCGATGCGTCCGAAGCTCATGCTGTTCGACGAGCCGACCTCCGCGCTCGACCCCGAACTGGTCGGCGAGGTGCTCGACGTCATGCGTGGGCTGGCCCAGGACGGCATGACGATGGTCGTCGTCACCCACGAGATCGGGTTCGCCCGCGAGGTGGGCGACAGCCTGGTGTTCATGGACGACGGGGTGGTCGTCGAGGCCGGCCCGCCGCGCGACGTCATCAACAGTCCGCAGCACGCGCGCACCAAGGCGTTCCTCTCGAAGGTGCTGTAA
- a CDS encoding cytochrome P450, with translation MREATMVTSVEMPTGRTRSGTSVRIGPVIEQRERRRATTRNGLSLPPGPGFSLDRLAGFRREQLPWMMRATARRWPGVAYLGVLGRHLYLVSDPELVRQVLVTDGRKVDKGEALRAANIVLGEGLITARRQLHLPRRRLVNPAFAHARMAGYSTGMVDAARAADARWRDGEHVDLAREMSRLTLDIIGRTVLGSDLDAQWQHVGKELTLALRGWEAMMVPGGAWYLKLPLEAPQRFWAAADNLHAVVRRILAVDTGGESVVDEMRRARDNGAALDDAALHDETMNLLLAGHETTALALTWAFWLLSKHPGEAAALRESLADALGDRDAGYGDLRELHRAYAVVAETLRLFPPAWILEREAEQDLTLGEWVAPAGSTVLASQFVLHRDPRFWPEPDAFRPERWLDADGRFSEENPGVPRGVWYPFGAGTRICIGESFAWTEAVLALAVLARRWEIQVDPGHRMALHAAITLRPARGLPGVLRLSD, from the coding sequence GTGCGGGAGGCGACCATGGTGACCAGCGTCGAGATGCCCACCGGCCGGACCCGGTCGGGCACCAGCGTCCGGATCGGGCCGGTGATCGAGCAGCGCGAGCGGCGTCGCGCCACCACCCGGAACGGGTTATCGCTCCCGCCCGGGCCGGGGTTCTCGCTCGACCGGCTGGCCGGGTTCCGCCGGGAGCAGCTGCCGTGGATGATGCGCGCGACCGCCCGGCGCTGGCCGGGCGTCGCGTACCTCGGGGTACTCGGACGCCACCTGTACCTGGTCTCCGATCCGGAGTTGGTCCGCCAGGTGCTGGTGACCGACGGCCGGAAGGTCGACAAGGGCGAGGCGCTACGCGCCGCGAACATCGTGCTCGGCGAGGGCCTGATCACCGCGCGGCGGCAGCTCCACCTGCCGCGGCGTCGGCTGGTGAACCCGGCGTTCGCGCACGCACGGATGGCGGGGTACTCCACCGGCATGGTGGACGCCGCCCGCGCGGCCGACGCGCGCTGGCGGGACGGCGAACACGTCGACCTGGCGCGGGAGATGTCCCGGCTCACGCTCGACATCATCGGCCGCACGGTGCTGGGGTCCGATCTGGACGCTCAGTGGCAGCACGTCGGCAAGGAGCTGACGCTCGCGCTGCGCGGCTGGGAAGCGATGATGGTGCCGGGCGGCGCCTGGTACCTCAAGCTGCCGCTGGAAGCGCCGCAGCGGTTCTGGGCAGCGGCCGACAACCTGCACGCGGTCGTCCGGCGCATCCTGGCCGTGGACACCGGCGGGGAGAGCGTCGTCGACGAGATGCGCCGGGCTCGCGACAACGGTGCGGCGCTGGACGACGCCGCGCTGCACGACGAGACGATGAACCTGCTGCTCGCCGGGCACGAGACCACGGCCCTGGCGCTCACCTGGGCGTTCTGGCTGCTCTCGAAGCACCCGGGAGAGGCCGCCGCGCTCCGGGAGTCGCTCGCGGACGCGCTCGGCGACCGCGACGCGGGCTACGGCGACCTGCGCGAACTCCACCGGGCCTACGCGGTCGTCGCCGAGACCCTGCGGCTGTTCCCGCCGGCGTGGATCCTGGAGCGGGAGGCCGAGCAGGACCTCACGCTGGGTGAGTGGGTCGCGCCTGCCGGGTCGACGGTGCTGGCCTCGCAGTTCGTTCTGCACCGCGACCCGCGGTTCTGGCCGGAGCCGGACGCGTTCCGGCCCGAGCGGTGGCTCGACGCCGACGGTCGGTTCAGCGAGGAGAACCCCGGGGTGCCGCGCGGTGTCTGGTACCCGTTCGGTGCGGGCACCCGCATCTGCATCGGTGAGTCGTTCGCGTGGACCGAGGCCGTGCTGGCACTCGCCGTCCTCGCGCGTCGCTGGGAGATCCAGGTGGACCCGGGACACCGGATGGCGCTGCACGCGGCGATCACGCTGCGGCCGGCCCGCGGCCTCCCGGGAGTCCTCAGGCTTTCGGACTGA